From a single Hypanus sabinus isolate sHypSab1 chromosome 7, sHypSab1.hap1, whole genome shotgun sequence genomic region:
- the LOC132396415 gene encoding vitamin D 25-hydroxylase isoform X2: MTNMGEKVHQEIDTIVGKSQIPALENRSQMPYTEAVLHEVLRYCNIAPLGIFRATSKNTIVRGYSIPKGTTVITNLYSVHFDEKYWNSPDLFCPERFLDKNGQFVKKEAFVPFSIGRRHCLGEQLARMELFLFFTMLLQRFHIHFPPGPIPNLKPKLGMTLQPHPYLISAERH, encoded by the exons AAAAAGTGCATCAGGAAATTGACACTATTGTGGGCAAAAGCCAAATACCTGCCCTGGAAAACAGGTCACAGATGCCATACACAGAAGCAGTATTGCATGAAGTTCTGAGATACTGCAACATAGCACCACTTGGTATTTTCCGTGCAACTTCCAAGAACACTATTGTTCGGGGTTATTCCATTCCAAAGGGAACCACAGTTATAacaaatctttattctgtacattttgATGAAAAATATTGGAATTCTCCTGATCTATTTTGTCCTGAAAGATTCCTAGATAAAAATGGGCAATTTGTGAAGAAAGAAGCATTTGTCCCATTTTCTATTG GTCGAAGACACTGTCTTGGAGAACAACTTGCAAGAATGGAGCTATTTCTGTTTTTCACCATGCTGTTACAAAGATTTCATATTCATTTTCCACCAGGACCTATTCCAAATCTGAAGCCTAAATTGGGAATGACATTACAGCCTCATCCATATCTTATTTCAGCAGAAAGACACTGA